Within the Diceros bicornis minor isolate mBicDic1 chromosome 27, mDicBic1.mat.cur, whole genome shotgun sequence genome, the region TCTTAGCAGGGCGAGGTCTTTGGATGGCACTTTTGCCCAGGTCAGAGCGTAGAAGGGGCCGCTAACCTCTGCTTCCCAGTGCCCTGCTGTTGCAGCCTGTCtcagcaagccaaggagaggaTGTTCTGGTTCCACGCACTGAGCCTCGTGGAATGAGGGTCCTATGTCTAACCGCCAGCAATTTCTCCCTGCTGGCATCTGTTTCCCTTATTTGGAGGATTAGAATAGAATCTCAATttaagttatatatttttaaggcCAGAAATTGACAGCTAATTTATTTCTTCTGTAGGTCCTTTGAACTGATAACCAGACTTACTTTTTTAAACATGCAGCTTAAACAATTCTCAGAGGCATATAAAGTTGGCACAGTAGTCCATTGAAATTGGGAATTTCacgtttgataaaattcaaatgtTGATGTACAAAATCTTAGTGGAAGTGACATTGAAAACGAGATACAGAGCCCCGAGCAGATGGGCAGAGGTGCAGGCCGTGATGCTGTCATCTCAGTGTTACCACGTAATAACCCCGATGTTTTTCCTAACCCCACCTTTGCAGGAGGAGCTAGCGAACACTATTTCCCaactcatccatgttgttaacAACTCAGAGGCTCGTAAGTCCCAATATTTTCATGACTTTCAAAACTTCTTGTTCATCGACTTTGGTAACTTGCCTGGGAAATCTACTCAGTAttgtttcttctccttcctttaaaatttcagttttccaGTAGGCTAGTTCAACATGAACCTGGGGCTACTGGTGTATAGATTTCAGGCAACAAACCGTTCCTGTGGAAAAAACTATGATAAACTTAGGTACTGACTCTGTAAGAGGGTTAAAAAGGTGTCTTGTGGAATATCACATTTGACAtctcaaaaatttcaaaaaaatgttttaagaaataaCAATCCTCCAGAATCTCCAAATTCTGAAGTTACTTGAACACTCTTAGAGGCTGTTCATGCATAGGCCAGTGTTTGCAGAAACCTCTGGATGCCTCCTCAAGACTAGAGCCATTTAAGGTCATCACTGGTAATAAACTATAAAGTAACCCCTCTttaactaaaagaataaaaaaagggagaaattaattatttttgagaCATTCAGGCTTTGATTACTTACCAAGGAAGAAAAAGCACAATGTTTGTTCTGCGTAGCACTCCTTAGAACAAAACCATCCTAATGGCCCCAATAACCTCAGTGGTCTCTGAATTTTAGCAGTATCCCGGCTGACTTGTAATGAACAAAATTCTACACATGGAAATAGTGAGGATTTTCATATATCAAGAAAGAATTGTGCAAAAAGaagtaaagcaaaaaaaattCAACGAACAAATTATTTTTGGATGAAAGTGATAGTTTCGTGgctcagaagagaaaaataaaatgttttattatagcTTACCAAGCTGACactaaacacaaaacaaaaagctgaGTTTCTACATGGATCATCCAAGTGTTATCAAACTGAATGGCTTTGGATTGATTGTTAGGGAAAGGGGTGGAAATGGCTGGTAGACGTGGCTCAGAAAATCTTTTGATTTTAATAGAAACGTGGCTTTgcagtggaaaaagaaaaatgctccaGAGAACATTCTAGTTGAACACTAAGATATTACTAGCCTTCCTGTTATTATAATATGCTtttacttaaatgtaaaataaattattgagCATATTTAATTATTGACCAAATTTTCTAGCTGCCCAAGAATTCTTGAGAGAAGTAAATAATAAACAATTCtagtctgtttctcttctttgcgTTCTTGCTGTATGTTAACCCGAAAACCAAGCATTCAAAGCCTTTTGTTCCCTGCAGAATATCTCTTCATTCAGACCTTCTGGCAAACCGTGAATCGAGAGTGGAAGGGGATAGACACGCTGCACCTGGACAAGTACTACATGGTAAGATCAGGGCGCCTTCATCCCAGTTTTCTTCAGAAGCTCGTGTGAAGAAAAAAGAAGGTTCCGTAGCTTACAAACAATGAGAAGGTTTATTTGTGGAGAAGTTCCAGGCTTGGCATGAGGAGAGGCAGCATGCTCGTCAGACAGCATTTGAATAGGGACTCGAAGGCGTCTGTTTTGTCTCTTTCAGCTATTGGGGATGAGTTTGGGGATCTTCAGTTAACATTTTTTGATCTAGAAGTTAAGTACGACAATCGCAGATATTTTTTCACTCTTGGGATCCACACTACACCAGTTTCATTGGTGTCCTCATTCTGCTAAGCTGATCAAGATTTCTTTCTTGCCCTTTTGTTAATGAAAGTTGTCTGTCTTTAGCTGATCCGTCTGGTCCTGAGGCAGTCCTTTGAAGTTCTGAAGCGAAATGGCTGGGAAGAAAGGTTGGTAACTATTTGAGGTAGCATTCAGTGGCCTTAACGCTTTTAAGATAATTGTGTTTCTTCAAACCTTTCAATTAATCAGCAACTATGAATTACCTGATCTGTGCCTTCCACTCTGTTTAGTACTATGAAGAGCAAAACATCCTTACACGTAAAGAACTTAAAATCCAGGAGAGGGTTGTAAAAGAGCTGAGCGCACATCACAGTTAGCAATTTATGCTGATTTCAgtgattgctttttttctttgtaaaacttCTTCTGCCTTGTGTTACTTATTATGCAGTGTAGCACAAGACTGAATGTCACTGTTTTCTcttggaaaagagagaaatgttGGCCTGCTGTAGTTAATAGAACCCTATGTGTTGTTTTCTTCAGCCGAATCAAGCTTTTTCTAGATGTCTTCATGAAGGAAATCCTGCATCCTGAGAGTCAGTCTCCTAATGGAGTGAAATTCCACTTCATCGATATTTATCTGGATGAACTGTCCAAAGTGGGAGGGAAAGAGGTAAGAAGTAGTCAGGCATCCTGCCAGCAGCGTAACGAGACCACAGCTAACCTGCATAGGGCTTTGGCTCTTCTTCAGATGTTCCTGTAAGCTGGAATGAAATGCTGTTTGTTGGCACTTCTTGTTACCAGTGACGACAGCAGCATGAATTGGTTCAAACTGTCTTTTGGCGGTCCTTCCCCATCTAGGAATGTGTCCTAAGCAGAAGGGGACATGTATACTGAGATTCTGCACTGAAGGTGTACATGGCAGTCTTACTTATAAAAcggacttgaaagcaacctacaCAGTCCAATAAAGAAATCGATAACATGGGGAAATGCTCATCATATgggtttttaaaaagcagtagGAAGAAAAGGCAGTAGACAAAGGcagctttgtcttttttaaagtCATATATGAATAGACAAAACGCTGGAAAGGAAACACATTTTTTACATGCAAGTGATTATCCAAATTTGGGAGTATgagtaatttttacttttttctttcacaaattTTCTATGGTGAACGTGGTGTTTTTTTAGTGAAAAGAGAGTATCCATATAGAACTCCTCCGTAAAGGAGGGACTGTGTGCGCTGGGAAAGTAGAACAGCGCTGGTTGGATTGGATAGTTTTCTTTCGTCTCTGCACTGAGACACCCGAGCAGCTGGAGGATGGCCGTGACCTTGAGCCTGGCTCCAGGCGTCTGGGTGATCCATGCAGAGTGCATTCGGGGCATTGTGAGACAAGTGTTGCTCAGTCTGACTCAACCTATGTGGAAAATGCAAATGGGTCCTTTTTTCAAGGACGCATCAGAAAGAGAAcaatctcttctttttcctcattttttttcctgttttattccTAAATTACAGCTTTTGGCAGATCAGAATCTCAAGTTTATTGATCCATTCTGCAAAATTGCTGCCAAGACTAAGGAGTAAGTGATTCACGTTTGTTTTTACTGCTTCAATTGGTACTTCATCCTGGGGGGGTCGTGAAGCATGATGCAGGGTGCCCAGGACGGTGATCCAAAGCTGAGAGCAGCCGATTCTTAATCCCCATTAGCAAGACGTTTGGAGCTTTGAGTGATAATTGGGCTCCTTCAGCTTTGTGATTTGACCCCAGTCAGTTCAGGGATTGTGCCCTCCCACACCCGAAGTTCCGTCTGCTGTTGGTCCCCCTGCTCCCATCACATAGCACTGAGCTGGCTCCTGACAGCCGCAGGTGATTAGCACGGGAGTGTAGTTAGGGTACAAATGCTTGCTGGCCAGGTGATGGTCGCAGCAGGGACCAGGCGGGCTGAAACTGGATGTGCAGTGATtctctcctcctcatccccacaCACCTGTAAGTGACGGAGTCCCGGCTGTTTGTTTTAATCACGCTCTCTCTGCTGTGCTTCCACCCTCAGCCATACACTGGTACAGACTATAGCTAGGGGTGTTTTTGAAGTCATTGTAGATCAGTCTCCTTTTGTACCTGAAGAGACAGCAGAGGAACAGAAAACTAAAGTGAGTGACAGTGACCTCTCTGAGGGCGACGTATCTGAAAATGAGATGacatggagaaaaacaaacagtaagaggAAGACAGGTAAGAGGAGTTCCTTGAATAGTCTTTTTTTTAGGTAAAGTCCTCATCTACAAACACTTTTTAATACATTGTTGGAATCTCACTGACTGCAACCTAGAATTCATCCAAGACAGCTCTGCCTCAGACTCCCCCGAGTCAGGGAAGCACAGGAGTGTTAAAGCACCGTGCCGTCCAGGGtcctctgcgtcagtgcactgcCTTGCACCCGCTTCCGTAGCTCCCAGGACTTTCTCCAAGGGTTTATCATTGTCGTTGCTGttgctttgggttttgtttgtttttgttggtttgaGTGTTTTGATGTATTGAAACATCCTAATGTGGACTCGGATCTGTAAGAAGGTTCTCGATGGGAGACATCGTTTGCAGTTACATTGCGAATGCACACTTGTTTCTCCAGCTCTCCTTTCTGACCTCCGAGTCCTTTCGGGGTTCTTTCTCTTTGGGGGTTTAAACACCCACTGTGGACTGCCGTCATTCTTACCGTCACCCTTATATACCCGTGCAATTGCGTGTAGAGCGTGCATTTCAAGCTGCAGGCCCATCAGAACTCTCACAGTGGTTTACTGCATCTCAGGGCGCAGCACTGAGTAAATGGTCAGGGTATACCCATGCTTTTAAAATGTTACATAGCTATTAAAAGCAAAGTTTTCAAAAACTACTGATCAGaagacatttaatttaaaaattcttctaaaGCAGGACATAAAACTGTGAAGGAGCCTGATTAGTTTCAAACATTTATATGCACCTTTAAAAACCTGGAAGgatatacaccaaaatgttaatagccCTAGGGGGCAAAATTATGGGTGATTACTGTTTTCTTTgtacttttgtctgtttttctaaattttctacaatgatcatatattattttttagttagaaaacaaaaatttttaaaaagaaaagaagaaacattttagTTGTGAATTTGATATGGCTAACAGAGTTAACTAAATGACCTTGATCAAATTTTGTGTAGTCATGAGAACTGTCTCTGGATCCCTCCTGCCTGCCATGTTTCTGTCCTCACCATGTTTCTGTGTAAGCTAGAGAATTCTCACTCTCTTTCATGAGCACTTCCAAAAATTCCCTCCTAGTTTATTTGTCAAATGCTTATCACAAGCACCAGCACAGTGTCAGACCCTGTTTTGTCTTCTCTGGGCTGTGCCGTGAGGCCACACCACTAATGAGCTTACAGGATTCCAAAAATGGTATAAGTTTGAAAAGTTGTGAGATTTCATTAGTAATTTTTATCTGCTTCTTCATGGGATTTAACGCTCTttgaattattctttaaatgctaAAAGTTGTGTAAGTATTGACTTGTATTTCCTGAGGCGACCCCATGTAAAGTTAGTGTACTGCTGCATACATTTTTACCACGGCTCAGCTGCCCTGAAACAAGGGCCAGACTCCTGAGTCCACTCTCCTCCTACTTGCCTGAGCCCCTACCCCAAAAGCTCCCGTCCACTGCCGCCGCAGTCTGGACGGGAAGACCGTGTGCACTCGAGAACACTGAATGCAGCGGAGGTTGTGTCTGTGATgtaattaaaatgcaaaatgtgTGGTTTCGCCCAGGCTTTTCTTACGTCCATGGGCTGAAAAACCAAAACATCTTTGggaaattataaatgtatttgcaagagtttttctctgtaaagaaattttcttttttactaagaGACACCTAATTAGATAATGGCTCCTGTGGAAGTAGTCATTGCTGTGTATTTGAAGAATTTTGTCTCTGGATGTGTTTTGATAGCCCTGGGCAGGTATCACTCCAGAAAAGATGGAGTCGGTGATGACAGTGAAAGAGGCGGGGGCGGAAGCTTGGAGGATGCTGGGCCGCTTCTCCAGGTTGGTAGCAGTTGTTGCTTTTTATGGAATACAGatttactgtggagtggtcgggCTGATTGGGAATTAGGGTCAGAGCTAATTAAACCCTAAGGCCTAATGTATAAAGTCCTTTTTAATCCCTTCAGTCACTAATGTCACCTTCCTCCTAATGAGCTTACTGGAGACAAATTTAAATACGAAGGGATTTTGACAGGTGTCAGTCTTCACTTTGGCTTGAATTGCTAAGATCTGTTCCCTACAACAAAGCCAGCTCAATGGTGCTTTTCAAATAAAGTAAGTTTACTATGTTACCAAGTGCAAATTGACATGTAGATTAGATTTACAAAGAAACACGCCCGGGTCAATTTCATGtggtgtattttaccacaattttttttaaaggaagaattaCACCCCGCTTttcccaagaagaaatagaacgaATTTTTGGAAGACGTTGCTTAAGCTTTTGGTTACCACGTCCTAGTACGTGCTTGTTGAGACAGTCCGTTGCTGAGTGCTCCCAGATGCACGCTACGGGGAGTCTGTTATAGTAGATGGGAATTCCCAGGTCTGGCAGTGGTgtttggctgtgggtttatgtttagtgtttcTTCTCACACAGTTTGACTATAAGGCTGTTGCTGACCGACTCCTGGAAATAACCAACAGGAAAAACATCCCTCCCTTCAACAGGAAACGTCTCTCCAGACTAATCAAAAAGTAAGCAACTGGGTGAGAGGGCTTCACTTGATTTTCATCATTCGTGCTCAATCCAGCCCTGTCTTGTCTCGTGGTGTAGACGAACTGTCACTATGCTTaccttgtttcttctttttttgatccTGCCATGTTTTTATTCATAGCAATGTGGTATAAACTGCAAGGTTTCATGAAAACAGCCGCCCCTTGCCCCTCAAGTTCCGTCCTTCAAATGCAACCATTCTCATCTCTTTCATCAATTCAGCCCTTCTCATCAACAGCTAAAAGAGATGAGAACGGCTGCATTTGAAGAATAGCTGTTCCCTAGTGCTGTAAAAGAAGTCTATCAGTGATATCTAAAATTAAGAGATCAAGAAATTGCAATGTAAATATACTTCTTCCAAGTTATCTATGACTCCGTTATCTGTGACGTGCTGTTGAGATAGGCAGGAGTTTAGTTATCtgcccctccctcactcccagtATTGTTATGCTGGAAGTGTAGTCATCCGCATCACTATGTCTGTACCAGTCATTCGCTGCAGAGCCCGTGGCTTACTGATGGATGACAAATGACAACTAAGTTTGATCACACTCTCCATGAGCAgacactgttctgagcactttacataaattatttcatgCTGAGAGAAGCCCTATAAGATGGCTTCtgtaatatccccattttacagatgggttaACTGGAGCATGGGGTAactggcttgcccaaggtcgcagCTGCCAGCTGGCAGAGTTGGACTCAGAACTGCCACTCCCCCAGTGCTCCTGGAGTCCACGTGCCCCCCCACAGCACACGGCACTCCACACTTCCTTGTTCTAATGCACCAAAACTGTGGAGAGCAAAACACTGCTTGGCATTTCTCTACTTGATAAACAAAGAGGAGGACTGCATAGAAGCAGAGATCTAAGCTGTTTCAGCCTGAAGAaaccaagaaagaagaagaaaagtttaatttcTTCGGTTTTATTTGGATGAGCCAAGACAGAATCTTGAGATCACCATGTCCTTGATGATGCTGCTGATAACTGAGGGCAGTGTTGTCCTTCGTTTCTGGCCTTTGCATCCCACCACCTCTTTAGCCTCGCCTTCTAGGGGAAAAAGAAAGTGAATTAACAAATATCACTTACATTTGAGTTTAGTGCGTGTGTTTAtagaagacagaaagaaggagTTTCTTTAtgaacttttgttgttgttttctttttcagatttcaagGTCTCTCTGAAGGTGAGGAAACTCAGAGGATTAGAATTGATGATGATCTGACATGAGTGTGGATCCCACCAAGAGCGTTTACGCCAAATATTGAAAAccaggattgaaatcataaaaaatagtaGCCTTTACCTGTGAAAGGTCGTCAGTTACACTGCTGGCTGCTGAGCTGAGCAGAAGCCCTTGAAAGAACCCTAGTGTGGGGCCTTTTCCAGCACCCCCACTTTCCCATCCCAGCGACCAAAGCGGAGCCCGAcgggaggctccctgtcagtgtcaGGGCAAAGGGTGGACCCTTGCAGGGGGCGAGGGGGGGACAGTGTTTATTGTTGTCTTAACAAGATGAATTTCTGCTGGTCTGGATCCTTTATGAAGAAGAAAAGTTTGATCTCTCAGAGTCCCTTTCGTTTGCTGTTCTGGTCAGGTGTCCCCTGGGGAAAAGCTACTGTGTGTCAGCTTGGGTACGTTTGAGCAACGCACTGGTTCTCCTGCCCCTGCTCCTCATACGCCCCAGGTGCTCGGAATGGGGAAAGCACCACAGACTAGTTGGAAGGTGGAGACAGCGTGGCTGAGCCCCCGGGGTTGAGCTGTAGAGGGTGTCACTCAGGGTTTGTGATCCCTTACCTCACCAAAGTCAAGAAATCCACAAAGATTTTTAAGTCTGCAATTCCTGTGTCAGTAGCTTTGGGGTTTGGGTTGGAGTAGTCGTGAGGAACAGTGATGAATGAGAACAGAAATCGGGGTTAAAAGTCTACCTGCTGGAGGCAGGAGGCCGGGGGCATGGCTCTTAGGCCCCTGGGGCAGAGTTGTAAGGGTCTCAGAAAGCTGAGCAGATGTGGCTTTGGTGTCCAGCAGGCAGTATACCTCAACTCAGTTTTGCCGAGGACATTTCCGCTGATGAAGATCACCAGACCCTCAGTCAAGGAAGGCATAAGAAAAAAGGAAGTACGCTTTTAGAGAAAACCAgcatggagaaagagaaaggtgaGCCACAAGCCTGAAGTCAGCAAGGGTTGGAAGGAAGGGGCACAGGCAGCCCTCAGGGAGCAGTAGGCATCATTGTAGTCGTGGGAAACTGAGCCAGTGTCTCCATAAATCATTACAGAGCAAAATCTTGAGCTTTCAGTGGCTGAAGAGTAAAGGTCCTTTCTgagagttttgttgtttttttgtggaaCCACATTCCACCTCCCTAAactaaagtgttttgttttttttttacattgtctttttttgttgtttattgtagtaacattcgtttataacattgtataaatttcaggtgtacatcattatacttctatttctgcatagattacatcatgttcaccacccaaatactaattacaacccatcaccacacacatgtgccgaattaatcctttcgccctcccccctccccccttcccctctggtaaccaccaatccaatctctgtttctatgtgtttgtttattgttgttattatctactacttaatgagggaaatcatacgtaAACTAAAGTGTTGGTTGACCCCCAGTGCCATCTGGGGGAGGTGGAGGATGCTAGGCAGGCTCTGCTCTTTGGAGCATTTGTTTTGTTACCACCCTGGATCTTTTTGCCTTTTGCCTTGAAAATTAATAGGAATCTGAATATTATTTTAGTTCTGTTTATATCAAAATAAGCATTAGGAAGGTTTCTTATCACAGCTGAGAAAGGGAAGAAATGGGACTGGATGAGAAAACTAGTGGAGTTAAAGCGCATCAAGGAGGACCAAGGCCTTTCTGGTGGAAAGTGTGGGGAAGTTCAGTCTGCCCCTTGTGCTGCCCAAGAATCCCCAGCAAGACCTTCCTGTCACCTTGGCGTTGGGGTGCTTGTTGATTGGTTTATGTGTCTTCCTAGGAAACAGAttctttcctgctgaggaagagaaGGGTGAAGGCAgtgttaagaagaaaaaaaggaaaaagaagaagaagaaccacCTCCAGCCTGCACATTTAGGGTCAGAGGGTGAAGCCACGTCCCCAGAACAGAATGGGGACAGTGCGCCAGAGGCAGGTCCGAGAAGAGCCCAGAAAGCCAGTGTGGTTGAGCTGGGGGCAGCAGCTGTGCCCAGTCCCCTGGAGCAGGGCGGCTCAGAGCACCCCCTGACGCACAGTAGGAGGAAACGGCCGAGGAAGAGGAGTCCAGGGGTTCAGAGAGACAGCTCAGAGTCAGCGGTGTCACCTCTGGAGGATGTGTCTCAAAGTGGCCCCTGCAGTGGTCGTGCTCAGGGACCTGTCCCCCGAGCCTCCCCAGTCCTGAAGAAGAAGCGGAAGCTTGGCGCTCTCCCAGTCAATGGCAGTGGCCCGCCTGCGATGGCCTGGCCCCCGCCCCAGAAGGAGGGCCCTCCAGTGGGCCCAGCGGATGGAGGGGCTTGTCCAGCAGCCCTGCCCCAGGGCAGGAGactgaagaagaagaagggggAGCCTAGCAGCCTTCACACTTGTGACCCATCCAGTCAGAAAACCGCCatcttgaaaaagaggaagaaaatgaaagagatgtCCAGCTTGGTGGGACACAGTGGAGTGTTGGAATCTGAAGTCAAGCTCATCCGGGCTCTGGTAAGGCAGCTGGGCCCAAGGCAGGGGTGGCTGAGGTTCCCATGCAGAAGTATCAGGGGCTCCCTGCCTCCTCGGGCCCCAATTTATGGGGGCAAGGGGACGGGTCCGACCTCTGGACTAAAGAGCAGTCATGGTTTATAACACCCTTTACCAATGAGTAGATAAATGACTCGTCTCGGTGGCCAAGACAGTCACTGAcgacctcctcctccccacctccatccccactgccaccCCCAGCAGGGCCTGCATCAAGCTGGAAGAATTGTCCTCGTGGCAAGGCAGGCACTGGTGCCCTGCAGTGTGAACAGGCAGGTGTGTGTCTCCCTCAAATGCTGGTCTCATTTTTCTCCAACTCATGGCCAATGCTGGGCCCCTTTGGCAAAAGAGGAAGCCCAGAATTTTCTTGTCTTGCTTTTAATGAAAAGACTTCCTTTCCGTTTGGATCCCTAGAGCCagatataaatgaggaaacaggctctggATCTGCTTTTCACACCCTGTGTCTATCCCAGTGGTTGGCAAACGTAGTTTCATTGGCACAGGGCCACGCCCACTCCTGTACATACTAGCCACTATCCATGGCTGCTTTCACTCCTCAttggcagagttgagtggttgtgacagagaccttaTGGCCCAAGATGCCGAAAATACTCCTGGCCCTTTCCAGAACAAGTGTGCTGACCCGTCCAGTACTTGTGTTGGCACGTACTGCTTTGCAGTGGTTATGACGTTGAGGCCTTTGTTTAGGGGAACTTGTGTAGACTTGGTTAAATGCTGGTGGCAGGTCTAACAGTGGTCAGTATAAAGTGTCAGCTCGGAAAGCAGAACACTCAGCTGGAATTCGGGAAGTCTGCTCAATCCCAGACCTTCTCTGACCAGCTGTGTCACCTGTAGAACCTACCCTTGGCTCTGCAGCCTCTGCCCTCACTCACTGTTCCTATGATGCTCGCTCTTCACCAGGAATATCAGAGAAATCTTCGTGTCTCAATTCTCAGGCCCCTTGCAACCTCTTGGAGAGGAAGAGAACAGTTACTAAATAAGTCACAGGGTCGAGGGAGGTTTTTCCTCCCAGAAGGGGCAATGTGCCTCATAGGTCTCTGCCAGTGGGGGAAGGCACAGAGAGAGGGCTCCTGGGTCTGCCCCTCACCGTGGCACCATGGGTCCTGCTAAGGGAACACCAAGAACTTGCCAAAACCACCAGTGTGACATCGGCGGCATGGAGTTTCCCAGGTCCCTGGGGTCCAGAACTAGAGCAGGGTCTTTGCTGTGGGTGGTCGTCAGTCATGAAACACCCGGTGAACATTCTTTACCTGCCTGTGATGGACCACAGAACCTAACCAGGACATCACACTCACTCTTTCACAGCAAACTTGTGATGGTCAGTGATGTCTTTGATCAGAAGTGAGAAAATGCATTATTATTTAATAGATGGTCTTTGAAAGGCAGAAATCTTCAAAACATGGGGCCCGAGTTTGAAGATGACTAAAAAAGGGTTGTTGTGGCTGAAGAGGTAGGAAACCTCGGGCCCTGCTGGCGTGGTGCCACGGTAGAGAAGTGGTGGTTTGTGCATGAAGTCTGCACTCTACTAAGTAAACGAGGTGTTTGCAAACCTGGGACAGGAAACGGGGGTGTGGGGTGTCTGAGCTGGTAAATGGGCTCGCCTGAGACGCTCTGCGTCCTGTGGGCACCCCCACCTGATTTTGTCTGCACCCCCATCCTACTTTAGCTTCCTGTGGGTGTGGCACAGGTGGCTCTGGGTGTGACCTTTCCCTCTTCTCTTGCCCCTTGCTCACATAGGGCTCACCTGGAGCTTTCAGCCCTTCAAAGAAGCAGCAGCTGAGGACAGAGAACAACTTTGTGAAGTTTGACACCCCCTTCTTACCAAAGCCCCTGTTCTTCAGGAAAGCTAAGAGCGGCACTGCCGCCTCCTCTCCGAACCCTGCCGTGCAGGTACtcacactccagccacactgggccCTCCCTCTACTCCCCGTCCCCATGGCAGCGCAGCGCATTCCTGCCTAAAGGGCACAGAAAGGGCCCCACTGCTGCCCCCTGACCCCGGCTGTGCTCTCTGCAGGCTGCTTGGCCTCTGCTTCTGTCCACAGCGTCCAGGTTCCTGTTCAGGGAGACCAGGTCTGCTGTTCAGGCTGTGCTGGGGTCCCAGGGGCCTGAGTTGGCTCTGGGGCTGTAGTCTCAGCCCTGATAGCGTGTGCTTGTTTCTGGGTAGTCAAGGACTGACCTAGGGATCATCACGGTCAGGGCCTGCCCCCAAGGGATTAGTGAGGGGGAATTTCAGCTGCAGTTCATGATGCACATTCATGGGAATTGGTGAGATCTCTTTGAGGAAAGGGTagtgggagggggaaggaaggaagccctGAAGAGCCCTGGGTTTATAAATCAAATGGAGAAGGAGGGGCCCTGCTAAAGACACAGGGGCATCAGGGTGGTCATGGTGGCGGTGGGGTGTGGGCGATCACTGTTCCTGGGAGGCCGGCCGGGGGTGGGGGTTCATGAAGGAAAGGCTTGGGTCTGCCAAATGCCCATAGAAGGTGGAGCATGTTGCAGACCAAGGCAGATGAGGAGGCAAATCTGGGTTTGCCTCCAGGAGGTAGATGTCCGGGTGGAGCTGTGTGGGGCAGAGGCCTGCTGCGGAGACCCACAAGCAGGTGGACGTTTTGAGAGAGAAGTCAGTGCCATTTATATAGCCTTGAACCAGCAGGATGACCACTGTCTGTGTTAATGTTTATACATAAGATATCTTAGAGATGTTGGCTAAATGACTCAGGGCTCATAGAAGCCAAATTCCTCTCATAAAATGTTTACAGTGTTAAAGCAAAAACGATATGAGGCAGAATTGTGAGATTCACACAGAAATGTGGGATTGCAGG harbors:
- the RRP1B gene encoding ribosomal RNA processing protein 1 homolog B isoform X5, with product MAPAMQPAEIQFAQRLASHEKGIRDRAVKKLRQYLSVKTQRETGGFTQEELLKIWKGLFYCMWVQDEPLLQEELANTISQLIHVVNNSEAQYLFIQTFWQTVNREWKGIDTLHLDKYYMLIRLVLRQSFEVLKRNGWEESRIKLFLDVFMKEILHPESQSPNGVKFHFIDIYLDELSKVGGKELLADQNLKFIDPFCKIAAKTKDHTLVQTIARGVFEVIVDQSPFVPEETAEEQKTKVSDSDLSEGDVSENEMTWRKTNSKRKTALGRYHSRKDGVGDDSERGGGGSLEDAGPLLQFDYKAVADRLLEITNRKNIPPFNRKRLSRLIKKFQGLSEGSIPQLSFAEDISADEDHQTLSQGRHKKKGSTLLEKTSMEKEKGNRFFPAEEEKGEGSVKKKKRKKKKKNHLQPAHLGSEGEATSPEQNGDSAPEAGPRRAQKASVVELGAAAVPSPLEQGGSEHPLTHSRRKRPRKRSPGVQRDSSESAVSPLEDVSQSGPCSGRAQGPVPRASPVLKKKRKLGALPVNGSGPPAMAWPPPQKEGPPVGPADGGACPAALPQGRRLKKKKGEPSSLHTCDPSSQKTAILKKRKKMKEMSSLVGHSGVLESEVKLIRALGSPGAFSPSKKQQLRTENNFVKFDTPFLPKPLFFRKAKSGTAASSPNPAVQLNKMPSSSKKVTFGLNRNMTAEFKKTDKSILVSPTGPSRVAFNPEQRPLHGVLKTPTSSPASAPLGTRKLLTATPKRRPTAMDFF
- the RRP1B gene encoding ribosomal RNA processing protein 1 homolog B isoform X6 is translated as MAPAMQPAEIQFAQRLASHEKGIRDRAVKKLRQYLSVKTQRETGGFTQEELLKIWKGLFYCMWVQDEPLLQEELANTISQLIHVVNNSEAQYLFIQTFWQTVNREWKGIDTLHLDKYYMLIRLVLRQSFEVLKRNGWEESRIKLFLDVFMKEILHPESQSPNGVKFHFIDIYLDELSKVGGKELLADQNLKFIDPFCKIAAKTKDHTLVQTIARGVFEVIVDQSPFVPEETAEEQKTKVSDSDLSEGDVSENEMTWRKTNSKRKTALGRYHSRKDGVGDDSERGGGGSLEDAGPLLQFDYKAVADRLLEITNRKNIPPFNRKRLSRLIKKFQGLSEGNRFFPAEEEKGEGSVKKKKRKKKKKNHLQPAHLGSEGEATSPEQNGDSAPEAGPRRAQKASVVELGAAAVPSPLEQGGSEHPLTHSRRKRPRKRSPGVQRDSSESAVSPLEDVSQSGPCSGRAQGPVPRASPVLKKKRKLGALPVNGSGPPAMAWPPPQKEGPPVGPADGGACPAALPQGRRLKKKKGEPSSLHTCDPSSQKTAILKKRKKMKEMSSLVGHSGVLESEVKLIRALQGLHQAGRIVLVARQALVPCSVNRQGSPGAFSPSKKQQLRTENNFVKFDTPFLPKPLFFRKAKSGTAASSPNPAVQLNKMPSSSKKVTFGLNRNMTAEFKKTDKSILVSPTGPSRVAFNPEQRPLHGVLKTPTSSPASAPLGTRKLLTATPKRRPTAMDFF